A window of Methylocaldum szegediense genomic DNA:
GGCATGCCGAAGCAAGCGGCCTAACGATTCGCTATACCTGCGGCACCGCGGAGGACTTGGCCGAGCGGGGCGAATCATACGATGCCGTGTTGAATCTCGAAGTCGTCGAACACGTGGCCGACTTACCGCTTTTCATGAGTGTCTGCAGCCGATTGGTGCGGCCGGGAGGCCTCACCGTCATCGGTACGATCAACCGCACTGTCATCTCTTTCCTCGCCGCGATCGTCGGCGCCGAATACCTGCTTCGTTGGCTTCCTGTGGGGACCCATCGCTGGCACAAGTTTCCGACGCCGGACGAATTGGAAGCGTTGCTCCGGGACGGCGGCATGTATGTTTCCGACCGGACCGGAGTCAAGGTCAATCCGTTTACCCGCCAATTTCGGTTGAGTCCGGGTATGAGCGTCAACTACATGCTAGTCGCCGAAAAACCCGGCTGATCAGCTGAGGGAACAAGGCTTTCCGTTCCAGAGCGCCAGAGGCGGCCCAGATAACCACTGCGAAAATCGAAGATCGTCGCGAGGCGCGCGCGGATGAGCAAGGCATGCACGACTTGCCCGATGCAGTCGAGAGGTATGGTGTAGTAGGCCGCGTCCTCCCTCGATGCCGTGATCCGTTTCCCGGAAGCGGTGTTCGTGCTGCTCATGGGAATGCCGGTGACTGCGGCGATGCAAAAGATGATGCTCAAACCGGAATAAATGTCCCCGGGGAGGTCCGATGTAATCCTGAAATTGGGAAAGGCCGGTTTGATGCTGTCGAGATTTCGGGGCTCGAAAAGAAAGGTCAAGCTTCCCCTAAGCCTATCGGAAGTGCTTGCTTGCGGTTCACGCAGTGCACGTCCATGGCGGTCGTGAGTGCGTGACCGGCCGACTTCGAAATCGCGGCAATCTGCAATCAATGGCGTTGAAAATGGATAAGAGGTCGCCGCTTCGATTTTGTCGATTAATGGGTAGCCGCGATGTACGCCGGCTCGGGCTTTTTCGCGGTGCTCATTAAGCCTTAGCGAACGTTTACTTCGGCTTTCATGCCCGACTCGTAATGGCCGGGGATATGGCAGCCGATCTCGAACCGGCCGGGTTGATCGAACCGCCAAATCAATTCCCTTGTTTCGCCGGGAGCCACGGTAACGGAATTCGGGCTGTCGTGGTGCATGTGCGGGTCAGCTTTCATTTCTTGGTTATGAATTTTCTGTTCCTCGCTCGTGCCGATAGTCGCCTCGTGAATCAAGTGTCCGGGATTGGCCACGATCAGACGCACGGTTTCTCCGCGGCCAACCGTAAGTGACGAAGGCTCGAACTTCATGCTGTCGAGCGTTTTTATCTCGACGGTTTTCGTCACTTCCTCGGGTTTGCCTGGCACGCCCGCGGCGAATTGGTCGTGACCGGCATGTACCTCGGGATGATGTTGATCCCCTGTGCCCGACTCCTCTGGGTTCTGCGCCTGTGCGGCGGTGGCAGACATGATTGACGCGAGAATGAGAGCGGGATAGATCGAGTGTGACTTCACAGTACCCTCCATATTGTTATGGCAAAAGCATTTGGGACCGGCCTCGAAATCATGGTCAATGAGCTCGGGCGAGGCCGGGAACGATTCGAAGACTGCATCGTGTCCGACCCACAGATACGATCGTTCCGCATTCCTAGCCGGTTTCAGCCGACGGTCGAAGCGGCAGCCGCTCCCCGGGCCTTGCAACCTCGTACCAAGCTACGACCCGCTCGGCATCCGGATCACCTTCTTCTGGAGCCCAGGCGGCGAAATCTTTGTCTTCCACGGGGCTATACGGGCCCGGTTTGACCTCGAACATGACCGTTTCCGGCGCCAGCACCACGATGGCATGCCAAGTGTACGGCGGAATTTCAGCCGCAATGTCGCCCCCGGCGGCGCTCAGGTCGACTCGTTCCAGAACGGTTCCTTGGTCGTCGAAGGAAATGATCGAGAACGCACCGCGCACCGCCAGCATCAGCTCCCATCCGTTCGGGCGGGCGTGGCGATGAGGCCGGACGTAAGTGCCCGGTTCCATGGCATTGAACAGTCGCTGTATCGGGTCGTCGTAATCGGAATGAATGTTCAGGTTCTTCCGTAGCCTGGGCGAAGCCGAGGCTTCCCCCATCAAGCGGATGAGTTGTTTATCGCTGATCGTTTTCAAAACGTCCATGGTCGTCTCCAGATATATTGTCGGCCGGCGCTTCGCGAACTGGGTGATGACGGACCTGCGGGCTTTCTTGAGTCGGTCGTCCTTTCCCGCCATGAAACGGATCGGCTGTCGACGACGAATCCAATCTCGCCGCCGGGTCTTGTCGGTAGAACTGCGCAAGAAGACCGTAGACCGCCGGATATTCCGCACGCACCAGGTCCGGTAGTTCAAAAAAGTATTCGCTGAGCACCGCGAAAAACTCACCGGGCTCTTCGGCGGCATAAGGATCTATGGGGGTATCCTCCTCACGGTCCACACGAGCATTGAAATCCTCGAACGCGGCGGTGAAAACCTCGGTCCAAGCGCGCCGGCTCATCCCTGGATGCAGGTTAGGAAAACCGTCGGCGGTGCCATTGAGCATATCCAGCTTGTGAGCCATTTCGTGGATGACGACGTTATAGCCTTCACAATGACCGGAGCCCTGCACATCCGCCCACGACAATATGACCGGCCCGCGCTCCCAGGATTCACCGGTCAG
This region includes:
- the ubiG gene encoding bifunctional 2-polyprenyl-6-hydroxyphenol methylase/3-demethylubiquinol 3-O-methyltransferase UbiG, producing MSTRSTIDPAEAAYFDRLAHTWWDPEGPFWPLHRLNQLRVGYISEHLIARFGRDPKAAAPLHGIRILDIGCGGGLLSEAMAQLGAVVHGVDMVEKNIRVAQRHAEASGLTIRYTCGTAEDLAERGESYDAVLNLEVVEHVADLPLFMSVCSRLVRPGGLTVIGTINRTVISFLAAIVGAEYLLRWLPVGTHRWHKFPTPDELEALLRDGGMYVSDRTGVKVNPFTRQFRLSPGMSVNYMLVAEKPG
- a CDS encoding cupredoxin domain-containing protein, with amino-acid sequence MKSHSIYPALILASIMSATAAQAQNPEESGTGDQHHPEVHAGHDQFAAGVPGKPEEVTKTVEIKTLDSMKFEPSSLTVGRGETVRLIVANPGHLIHEATIGTSEEQKIHNQEMKADPHMHHDSPNSVTVAPGETRELIWRFDQPGRFEIGCHIPGHYESGMKAEVNVR
- a CDS encoding M90 family metallopeptidase yields the protein MISPLRLFRQQRRRKLLEHRLISESTWFSALGGLPIFRFLNADERERLRQLATLFVHEKIFEPAGGMVLDDRVRVRIAALACLPILNLDFDWYRGWQTVVVYPGGFIRPRSEFDDIGVMHEWEDVLTGESWERGPVILSWADVQGSGHCEGYNVVIHEMAHKLDMLNGTADGFPNLHPGMSRRAWTEVFTAAFEDFNARVDREEDTPIDPYAAEEPGEFFAVLSEYFFELPDLVRAEYPAVYGLLAQFYRQDPAARLDSSSTADPFHGGKGRPTQESPQVRHHPVREAPADNISGDDHGRFENDQR
- a CDS encoding WbuC family cupin fold metalloprotein, with translation MDVLKTISDKQLIRLMGEASASPRLRKNLNIHSDYDDPIQRLFNAMEPGTYVRPHRHARPNGWELMLAVRGAFSIISFDDQGTVLERVDLSAAGGDIAAEIPPYTWHAIVVLAPETVMFEVKPGPYSPVEDKDFAAWAPEEGDPDAERVVAWYEVARPGERLPLRPSAETG